From Yersinia hibernica, a single genomic window includes:
- the nadC gene encoding carboxylating nicotinate-nucleotide diphosphorylase has product MPTRSYNADSRRAELLERIQCDIPFTVAQALSEDLGGEVNADRDLTAQLLPEDKQANATIITREAGVFCGQRWLNEVFIQLGAQVSVTWEVNDGDELVADQVLCHLTGPARILLTGERTALNFLQTLSGVATQVNHYVAAISGLPTQLLDTRKTVPGLRTALKYAVLCGGGSNHRLGLSDAFLIKENHIIAAGSIKEAVAKAFWIHADVPVEVEVESLDELQQALEAGADIIMLDNFTIPMMLDAVNIRNELAKTQSSAQLEVSGNVTLETLRSYAETGIDFISVGALTKHITALDLSMRFK; this is encoded by the coding sequence ATGCCGACCCGCAGCTATAATGCCGACAGCCGCCGCGCCGAGCTATTGGAACGAATTCAATGTGATATCCCGTTTACTGTTGCTCAAGCTTTGAGTGAAGATCTTGGTGGTGAAGTCAATGCAGACCGTGACCTCACTGCACAATTACTCCCCGAAGATAAACAAGCAAACGCCACTATAATTACCCGAGAAGCGGGTGTTTTTTGTGGTCAACGCTGGTTGAATGAAGTATTTATTCAACTTGGAGCCCAAGTGTCTGTCACATGGGAAGTTAATGATGGAGATGAACTGGTAGCGGATCAGGTTCTGTGCCATTTGACTGGCCCGGCCCGTATACTGCTGACGGGTGAACGTACCGCACTTAACTTCCTGCAAACTTTATCGGGTGTCGCTACACAAGTGAACCACTATGTAGCCGCAATCTCTGGGTTACCGACACAATTACTCGATACCCGGAAAACAGTACCGGGGCTACGCACTGCCTTGAAATATGCAGTCCTGTGTGGAGGAGGCAGTAATCACCGGCTTGGTTTATCCGATGCATTCCTTATTAAGGAAAATCACATTATTGCAGCTGGCTCCATTAAAGAAGCTGTTGCCAAAGCCTTTTGGATACATGCTGATGTCCCTGTAGAAGTTGAAGTTGAATCCCTTGATGAGCTACAACAAGCACTGGAAGCCGGGGCGGACATCATCATGTTAGATAACTTCACCATTCCAATGATGCTTGATGCTGTCAACATACGCAATGAACTTGCCAAAACCCAGAGCAGTGCACAATTGGAAGTTTCAGGCAACGTCACACTGGAAACCCTGCGCAGCTATGCTGAAACAGGGATTGACTTCATTTCAGTGGGTGCTCTCACCAAACATATTACGGCCCTAGACCTTTCCATGCGCTTTAAATAA
- the ppdD gene encoding prepilin peptidase-dependent pilin has translation MTNQRGFTLIELMVAIAIIAVLSGIGIPSYQRYIQKAALTDMLQAIVPYKMAIELCALEHASLDNCNGGSHGIPTGESSRYVSSTTIDKGVITFTGKQTLTNLTLAMSPTINSSGNVVWTRTCTTEDSSLTDSCKTVFRFDDKA, from the coding sequence ATGACTAATCAACGAGGTTTTACATTAATTGAACTGATGGTCGCTATCGCCATCATTGCGGTTCTCAGTGGTATTGGTATTCCGTCTTATCAACGTTATATTCAAAAAGCAGCCCTTACCGATATGTTACAAGCCATTGTTCCATACAAAATGGCCATAGAGCTTTGTGCTCTGGAACATGCCAGTCTTGATAACTGTAATGGTGGGAGTCATGGTATTCCCACAGGGGAATCATCCCGATATGTCAGCTCAACAACTATCGATAAGGGAGTGATTACATTTACAGGTAAGCAAACACTCACCAATCTGACATTGGCTATGTCGCCAACAATAAACAGCAGTGGAAATGTAGTCTGGACAAGGACATGTACAACAGAAGATAGCAGCCTGACAGATAGCTGTAAGACCGTGTTCCGTTTTGATGATAAGGCCTAA
- a CDS encoding inverse autotransporter beta domain-containing protein, giving the protein MGSILNSIRYCLCFDFLKKTITYIQIFLQILLSTLPLYSMSFSTQANSDITKKTSLFKQLYILTLTDTLESVALSYGLSVDELWALNINLYNKRSDFDAVKYGAAVYVPHQEEEPENTQQASMVASHLSQIGSSLSSENSTDAFSRLAKGALLSSAAQSVEEWLGHIGQAQVKLQTDDKNDFSGSELDLFIPLYDRPEKLAFSQFGFRRIDQRNIMNIGLGQRHYLSDWMLGYNVFFDQQISGNAHKRLGLGGELARDYLKLSANSYHRLGGWKNSTRLEDYDERAASGYDIRTEAYLPYYPQLGGKLMYERYFGNEVALFSINERQKNPSAFTAGVSYTPIPLVSLGLDHTMGNGGKNKTGLNLAVNYEINTPWHKQIDPAAVQTTRTLAGSRMDLVDRNNNIVLEYRKQQVV; this is encoded by the coding sequence ATGGGTTCTATTTTAAACAGCATAAGGTACTGCTTATGTTTTGATTTTCTCAAAAAGACAATTACATATATTCAAATATTTTTACAAATACTATTGAGCACACTGCCATTATACTCGATGAGTTTCAGTACTCAGGCGAATAGTGACATTACAAAAAAAACATCTCTTTTTAAGCAACTTTATATTCTAACTTTAACTGATACACTTGAGTCGGTTGCATTGAGCTATGGCTTATCGGTAGATGAGCTTTGGGCATTAAATATCAATTTATATAACAAACGCAGTGACTTTGACGCAGTTAAATATGGTGCGGCTGTTTATGTCCCTCACCAAGAGGAAGAACCAGAAAATACACAACAAGCATCTATGGTTGCTTCTCATTTGTCACAGATCGGGAGTTCATTAAGCAGTGAGAACAGTACTGATGCATTCTCTCGCTTAGCCAAGGGGGCACTGTTATCTTCCGCGGCTCAATCTGTCGAGGAGTGGTTAGGCCATATTGGCCAGGCTCAGGTTAAATTACAGACTGATGATAAAAATGATTTCAGTGGTTCAGAATTGGATTTATTTATCCCCCTTTATGACCGACCGGAGAAGTTAGCTTTCAGTCAGTTTGGTTTTCGTCGTATTGATCAACGCAATATCATGAATATTGGGCTAGGTCAGCGCCATTATTTGTCTGATTGGATGTTGGGATATAATGTTTTCTTTGATCAACAAATATCTGGCAATGCCCATAAACGCTTAGGGCTGGGCGGTGAACTTGCTCGTGATTACTTGAAGCTTTCCGCCAATAGCTATCATCGTTTAGGTGGATGGAAAAATTCCACTCGGCTAGAAGATTATGATGAGCGTGCGGCTAGTGGCTATGATATTCGCACTGAAGCTTATTTACCTTATTATCCGCAGCTCGGCGGGAAGCTGATGTATGAGCGATATTTCGGTAATGAAGTCGCGCTGTTTAGTATTAATGAGCGGCAGAAAAACCCATCAGCATTCACTGCTGGTGTGAGTTATACCCCTATTCCTCTGGTGAGTTTAGGCCTAGACCATACTATGGGCAACGGTGGCAAAAATAAGACCGGATTAAATTTAGCCGTTAATTATGAAATAAATACGCCATGGCATAAGCAGATTGACCCCGCGGCAGTACAAACTACCCGGACTTTGGCCGGCAGCAGAATGGATTTGGTCGATCGTAATAATAATATTGTGTTGGAGTACCGTAAGCAGCAGGTTGTGTAG
- the ampE gene encoding beta-lactamase regulator AmpE, translating into MTLFTLLLVLAWERLFKLGEHWQLDHRLEVVFTRLRHFSLAQTILLTAVWMALVWLILRLVENILFGFPLLLLWILICLLCIGAGGIRKHYRAYLKAARQGDAHAMDKMAEELALIHGLPMDSGEKARLESLQNALLWINFRYYLAPVFWFVVCVNYGPVALAGYAMLRGYQTWLARHYTPLQRSQSGIDRILHWLDWIPVRLVGVAYALLGHGERALPAWFASLGDFRSSQYQVLTQLAQYSLAREPHLDPVQTPRSAVSLARKVTLTVIVVVALLTIYGALI; encoded by the coding sequence ATGACACTGTTTACGTTGTTGCTGGTGCTGGCATGGGAGCGCTTGTTTAAACTGGGCGAACATTGGCAGCTAGATCATCGCCTTGAAGTAGTTTTTACGCGTTTACGTCATTTTTCGTTGGCACAAACAATTTTACTGACCGCAGTGTGGATGGCGCTGGTATGGCTGATTTTACGGCTGGTGGAAAACATTTTATTTGGTTTTCCCCTATTGCTGCTCTGGATACTAATTTGTCTGCTGTGTATTGGTGCCGGAGGAATACGTAAACATTACCGAGCCTATCTGAAGGCTGCACGTCAAGGTGATGCTCATGCCATGGATAAAATGGCTGAGGAATTAGCACTTATCCATGGTTTACCTATGGATAGCGGAGAAAAAGCTAGATTGGAGTCTCTGCAAAATGCCTTGTTATGGATAAACTTCCGTTACTATCTAGCGCCAGTCTTCTGGTTTGTCGTCTGTGTTAACTATGGCCCAGTAGCATTAGCAGGGTATGCAATGTTACGTGGATACCAGACGTGGCTAGCGCGTCATTATACTCCTTTACAACGCTCTCAATCAGGTATTGATCGTATTTTGCATTGGTTGGACTGGATACCTGTGCGGCTGGTGGGTGTTGCTTATGCATTATTGGGGCATGGTGAAAGAGCCCTACCAGCTTGGTTTGCTTCATTGGGCGATTTTCGCTCTTCGCAGTATCAGGTGTTAACGCAACTTGCACAATATTCACTGGCACGAGAACCTCATTTAGATCCGGTGCAGACGCCACGGTCTGCCGTTTCTTTAGCACGAAAAGTGACCCTAACAGTTATTGTGGTTGTCGCTTTGCTGACTATTTATGGTGCGCTGATATAG
- the zapD gene encoding cell division protein ZapD — MSDLTSTILFEHPLNEKMRTWLRMEFLLQQLESQRTLDNIANALTFFRTASDLIDVLERGEVRTDLLKELERQQQKLQQWADMPGVDMSLIDSLRSQLKSRASVLMSAPRIGQSLKEDRLISVVRQRLSIPGGCCSFDLPTLHTWLHLPAEQRNQHIAKLLASLTPLNQSLTIILDLIRQSGPLRPQISLNGFFQDNAEGADLLRLRLPLDPQLYPQISGHKTRYAIRFLSLDSENGTVPARLSFELACC, encoded by the coding sequence ATGAGTGACCTCACCTCAACAATACTTTTTGAACACCCGCTCAATGAAAAAATGCGTACCTGGCTGAGAATGGAGTTTTTACTACAACAATTAGAGAGCCAACGTACGTTAGATAATATTGCCAATGCATTAACGTTTTTCCGTACCGCTTCTGATTTAATTGATGTCCTTGAGCGCGGTGAAGTACGCACTGATTTACTTAAAGAATTAGAACGCCAACAACAAAAGTTACAGCAATGGGCTGATATGCCCGGCGTTGATATGTCACTGATTGACTCCTTACGTAGCCAGCTAAAAAGCCGAGCCTCGGTATTAATGTCGGCACCACGTATCGGGCAATCATTAAAAGAAGACCGCTTAATCAGCGTGGTTCGCCAGCGTCTGAGTATCCCCGGCGGCTGTTGTAGTTTTGACTTACCGACTTTGCACACTTGGCTGCACCTGCCCGCAGAACAACGCAACCAGCACATTGCCAAATTGTTAGCAAGCCTGACCCCACTTAATCAGTCGCTGACCATCATTTTGGATCTGATTCGTCAATCTGGCCCACTGCGGCCACAAATCAGCTTAAATGGCTTCTTCCAAGACAATGCTGAAGGGGCTGATTTGCTTAGATTACGTTTGCCGCTAGATCCGCAGTTGTATCCGCAAATTTCCGGCCATAAGACCAGATATGCCATTCGTTTTTTATCGCTCGACAGTGAAAATGGCACCGTGCCGGCTCGTTTATCATTTGAATTAGCCTGCTGCTGA
- the ampD gene encoding 1,6-anhydro-N-acetylmuramyl-L-alanine amidase AmpD — translation MQLDNGWISGVKRVVSPHFDQRPEGEVPSLLVIHNISLPPGEFGGPYIDQLFTGTLNADEHPYFADIVHLRVSAHCLIRRDGEIIQYVPFDKRAWHAGVSTFAGRERCNDFSIGIELEGTDVLPFTSAQYRSLTEISALLFASYPITAERVTGHSDIAPERKTDPGPAFDWALYQQSLAKLSLPS, via the coding sequence ATGCAGTTGGATAATGGCTGGATTTCAGGGGTCAAACGGGTTGTTTCCCCACATTTTGATCAGCGGCCCGAAGGCGAGGTTCCTTCTCTGTTGGTGATTCATAATATTAGTTTGCCTCCAGGTGAGTTTGGTGGCCCGTATATCGATCAGCTGTTTACTGGCACTCTAAATGCTGATGAGCACCCCTATTTTGCTGATATTGTGCACCTGCGAGTGTCGGCCCATTGCTTAATTCGCCGAGATGGTGAAATTATTCAATATGTTCCATTTGATAAACGTGCCTGGCATGCTGGAGTATCGACTTTTGCCGGACGTGAGCGGTGTAACGATTTTTCTATTGGGATCGAGTTAGAAGGGACGGATGTGTTACCGTTTACGTCCGCACAATATCGCAGCCTGACTGAGATTAGTGCATTGCTATTCGCGTCTTACCCGATAACCGCAGAACGTGTAACGGGCCACAGTGATATTGCGCCAGAGCGTAAAACAGATCCAGGCCCTGCATTTGATTGGGCCTTGTATCAACAGAGTTTAGCGAAGTTATCTTTACCATCGTAA
- the gspE gene encoding type II secretion system protein GspE yields the protein MIRPNPMTDFIECPHETINNELHTLCRRHRSIALKIDDKNLTIASSGPVNEVLLTALRFTCGRKIKVEYWPKAKIEQSLNLAPSAIGFSNKGAEPKESHPSISQPKEERPKIRLSNTPQEGVDDTLLDNESDIPVIQFITQTLRLAIQKRASDIHFEPYQYHYRIRLRIDGVLHESPPPAAELSNRISSCLKVMSKLNIAEKRLAQDGQLALLLDGIRYSMRIATIPVQYGEKVVLRILNTQQQPTLETLGLKTIAHKQLTRALSAPQGLILVTGPTGSGKTVTLYCSLDQINQPEINICSVEDPIEIQVDGINQTQTNSKIGLDFSSVLRAMLRQDPDVIMLGEIRDNETAKIAVKAALTGHLVLSTLHTNSTAETLVRLTQMGVERHLIASSLTLVIAQRLVRRLCLHCRQASPTPFQTSPNIWASPLQHYLAVGCEHCCAGYYGRTGIYEMLNVTPPIQQALLNNASPSELTLIAQEQKQVTLLSAGLTLVENGVTTLSEINRVVGLLVETETETEATP from the coding sequence ATGATAAGGCCTAATCCAATGACCGACTTCATAGAATGTCCACACGAGACAATAAATAATGAATTACACACGCTCTGTCGCCGTCATCGGTCAATCGCTTTAAAAATCGATGATAAAAATCTGACCATAGCGTCATCTGGCCCTGTAAATGAAGTGTTGTTAACAGCGCTGCGTTTTACATGTGGCCGTAAGATAAAGGTGGAATACTGGCCGAAGGCCAAGATTGAACAGTCATTAAATTTGGCCCCATCTGCAATTGGTTTTTCAAACAAAGGAGCAGAACCCAAAGAAAGCCACCCTAGTATATCCCAGCCAAAGGAAGAACGACCAAAGATAAGACTATCCAATACACCACAAGAGGGTGTTGATGACACATTGCTTGATAATGAAAGTGATATACCTGTTATTCAATTTATAACGCAGACACTAAGACTGGCGATTCAGAAACGCGCATCTGACATCCATTTTGAACCTTATCAATATCACTATCGTATTCGCTTAAGAATTGATGGTGTATTACATGAATCTCCACCACCAGCAGCCGAGTTATCAAACCGCATTAGCAGTTGCCTAAAAGTCATGTCCAAGCTGAACATTGCTGAAAAACGGTTAGCGCAAGATGGTCAGTTGGCACTACTGCTAGACGGTATCCGTTACTCGATGAGAATAGCGACTATCCCCGTGCAATATGGTGAAAAAGTCGTGCTGCGGATCCTCAATACCCAGCAGCAACCCACACTGGAAACCCTAGGACTAAAAACAATAGCCCATAAACAGTTAACTCGCGCGCTCTCAGCACCACAGGGATTGATTCTCGTCACTGGGCCAACAGGTAGCGGTAAAACAGTTACCCTTTATTGTAGTCTGGACCAAATCAACCAGCCGGAGATTAATATCTGTAGTGTCGAAGATCCTATTGAGATCCAAGTTGATGGTATAAATCAAACGCAAACCAACAGTAAGATAGGGCTGGATTTTTCGAGTGTATTACGCGCAATGCTACGTCAGGACCCAGATGTGATTATGCTGGGCGAGATTCGTGATAATGAAACCGCAAAAATAGCAGTTAAAGCAGCGCTTACAGGGCATCTGGTTCTCTCAACACTGCATACTAACTCTACGGCCGAAACACTGGTTCGTTTGACCCAAATGGGAGTAGAACGCCACTTAATTGCTTCCAGCCTGACATTAGTCATCGCGCAACGATTGGTGCGCCGATTATGTCTACACTGTCGCCAGGCATCCCCTACCCCTTTCCAAACTTCACCAAATATATGGGCAAGTCCACTACAACATTATCTTGCCGTGGGCTGCGAGCACTGTTGTGCCGGTTATTATGGTCGAACAGGTATTTACGAAATGTTAAATGTCACTCCACCAATTCAACAAGCTTTGCTCAATAATGCTAGCCCATCGGAACTCACTCTAATTGCACAGGAGCAAAAACAAGTCACATTACTTTCTGCGGGTTTGACATTAGTCGAAAACGGGGTGACTACACTCAGCGAAATTAATCGTGTTGTAGGGTTACTAGTAGAGACAGAGACAGAAACAGAGGCAACACCGTGA
- a CDS encoding tail fiber assembly protein → MKIYAFVQREQVAEIILPVTDLDGKEIDIKDRFAPDFVAVMYDVTEMKPAPKEGWTYRDGIFAEPVPYQPSAEEILEINERERDRLLTIAGLAIAPLQDAVDLDDAKPEEVAMLKKWKQYRVAVNRTDLTMLNPAWSDMPE, encoded by the coding sequence ATGAAAATATATGCCTTTGTACAGCGTGAGCAAGTTGCTGAAATCATCCTTCCAGTAACTGATTTGGATGGTAAAGAAATTGATATTAAAGACCGCTTTGCGCCTGATTTTGTCGCTGTAATGTATGACGTCACAGAGATGAAACCCGCACCCAAAGAGGGCTGGACATACAGAGATGGGATTTTTGCAGAGCCGGTTCCATACCAGCCAAGCGCAGAAGAGATTCTGGAAATAAATGAAAGAGAAAGGGATCGATTATTAACAATCGCAGGTCTGGCTATCGCGCCACTTCAAGATGCAGTTGATTTAGACGATGCAAAACCTGAGGAAGTTGCGATGCTGAAAAAATGGAAACAATACCGGGTTGCTGTTAATCGCACAGATTTAACAATGCTCAATCCAGCATGGTCAGATATGCCAGAATAG
- a CDS encoding IS256 family transposase, with the protein MDEKKLKALAAELAKGLKTEADLNAFSRMLTKLTVETALNAELTEHLGHEKNAPKTGSNTRNGYSSKTLLCDDGEIELSTPRDRENTFEPQLIKKNQTRITQMDSQILSLYAKGMTTREIVATFKEMYDADVSPTLISKVTDAVKEQVAEWQSRPLDALYPIVYLDCIVVKVRQSGSVINKAVFLALGINTEGQKELLGMWLAENEGAKFWLSVLTELKNRGLQDILIACVDGLKGFPDAINSVYPQTHIQLCIIHMVRNSLKYVSWKDYKAVTSGLKTVYQAPTEAAALMALDNFAATWDDKYPQISKSWRAHWGNLNTFFGYPPDIRKAIYTTNAIESLNSVIRAAIKKRKVFPTDDSVRKVIYLAIKDASKKWSMPIQNWRLAMSRFIIEFGDRLSDHL; encoded by the coding sequence ATGGACGAGAAGAAACTTAAAGCTCTCGCTGCAGAACTGGCTAAAGGCCTCAAAACCGAGGCCGATCTCAATGCGTTTTCCCGTATGCTGACGAAGCTTACCGTCGAAACAGCGCTCAATGCAGAGCTGACTGAACACCTCGGACACGAGAAAAATGCCCCAAAAACCGGTTCAAATACCCGCAACGGCTATTCATCCAAAACGCTGCTGTGCGACGATGGCGAGATTGAACTGAGCACGCCTCGTGACCGTGAAAATACCTTCGAGCCACAGCTTATCAAGAAAAATCAGACGCGTATCACGCAGATGGACAGCCAGATTTTGTCCCTGTACGCCAAAGGCATGACAACCCGTGAAATCGTCGCCACATTCAAGGAAATGTACGATGCGGACGTGTCACCCACGCTGATATCTAAAGTCACCGATGCGGTTAAAGAACAGGTTGCTGAATGGCAAAGTCGGCCTCTGGATGCGCTGTATCCCATTGTTTATCTTGACTGTATCGTGGTGAAAGTTCGTCAAAGTGGTAGCGTGATAAACAAAGCGGTGTTCCTCGCTCTCGGCATTAATACTGAAGGTCAGAAAGAACTTCTGGGCATGTGGCTGGCTGAAAACGAAGGGGCGAAGTTCTGGCTCAGTGTGCTGACGGAGCTTAAAAACCGGGGCCTTCAGGATATTCTGATTGCCTGTGTGGACGGCCTGAAAGGCTTCCCGGATGCGATAAACAGCGTGTATCCACAGACGCATATCCAGCTTTGCATCATTCACATGGTGCGCAACAGCCTGAAATACGTGTCGTGGAAGGACTACAAAGCCGTCACCAGCGGACTGAAAACGGTGTATCAGGCTCCGACAGAAGCGGCGGCACTGATGGCGCTGGATAACTTCGCGGCAACCTGGGACGATAAATACCCGCAAATCAGCAAAAGCTGGCGTGCGCACTGGGGAAATCTCAATACGTTCTTTGGCTACCCGCCCGACATCCGCAAAGCCATCTACACCACTAATGCTATCGAATCGCTGAACAGCGTGATCCGTGCAGCTATCAAAAAGCGCAAAGTGTTCCCGACAGACGACTCAGTGAGAAAGGTTATTTATCTGGCGATCAAGGATGCTTCAAAAAAATGGAGTATGCCGATCCAGAACTGGCGGCTGGCGATGAGTCGTTTTATTATCGAGTTCGGTGACCGCCTGAGCGATCACCTTTAA
- the coaE gene encoding dephospho-CoA kinase (Dephospho-CoA kinase (CoaE) performs the final step in coenzyme A biosynthesis.), whose protein sequence is MSYIVALTGGIGSGKSTIANAFANLGVPVVDADIIARQVVEPGKPALADIASRYGETILQTDGTLNRAALRAKIFSEPQEKAWLNSLLHPLIQQETQRQLASIHGPYVLWVVPLLIENGLHHRANRVLVVDVAPEIQLARTMARDGITRQQAGHILASQVSRQQRLACADDIIDNSGDPIVIAPQVASLHQQYLKLAAAAQQDLHR, encoded by the coding sequence ATGAGCTATATTGTGGCCCTCACTGGTGGAATCGGCAGTGGCAAAAGTACTATCGCGAATGCATTCGCCAATCTCGGTGTACCCGTTGTTGATGCTGATATTATTGCCCGCCAAGTGGTCGAGCCGGGCAAGCCAGCATTGGCCGATATTGCTTCCCGCTATGGTGAAACTATTTTGCAGACAGATGGCACATTGAACCGTGCGGCATTACGCGCAAAAATTTTCAGTGAGCCGCAGGAAAAAGCATGGTTAAATTCATTGTTGCATCCACTGATTCAACAGGAAACTCAACGTCAACTCGCCAGTATTCATGGGCCATATGTACTTTGGGTTGTTCCCTTGTTGATTGAAAATGGTTTACATCACCGTGCCAATCGTGTGTTAGTGGTAGATGTAGCACCTGAAATACAACTCGCCAGGACAATGGCGAGAGATGGCATTACCCGCCAGCAGGCAGGACATATCTTAGCTTCACAGGTTTCACGGCAACAGCGGCTAGCCTGTGCTGATGACATTATTGACAATAGCGGCGATCCCATAGTTATCGCCCCGCAAGTTGCTTCATTACACCAGCAGTATTTAAAATTGGCAGCTGCGGCCCAACAGGATCTACATCGATGA
- a CDS encoding GMP reductase — protein sequence MRIEEGLKLGFKDVLIRPKRSTLKSRSEVELERQFTFKHSGWNWSGVPIIAANMDTVGTFRMAEVLASFDVLTAVHKHYTVEQWGEFVKRVPESVLRHVMVSTGTSSADFDKMKQILALSPALKFICIDVANGYSEHFVAFLQKAREACPDKVICAGNVVTGEMVEELILSGADIVKVGIGPGSVCTTRVKTGVGYPQLSAVIECADAAHGLGGQIVSDGGCSMPGDVAKAFGGGADFVMLGGMLAGHDECEGRVVEENGEKFMLFYGMSSESAMKRHVGGVAEYRAAEGKTVKLPLRGSVDNTVRDIMGGLRSACTYVGASHLKELTKRTTFIRVAEQENRVFGSN from the coding sequence ATGCGTATTGAAGAAGGTTTGAAGTTAGGCTTTAAAGATGTGTTAATCCGCCCTAAACGTTCCACACTGAAAAGTCGCTCTGAAGTTGAACTGGAACGTCAGTTTACTTTCAAACATTCAGGTTGGAATTGGTCTGGTGTACCTATCATCGCCGCTAATATGGATACTGTTGGCACCTTCCGCATGGCAGAAGTTCTGGCATCATTCGATGTTCTGACCGCTGTTCATAAGCACTACACTGTTGAGCAGTGGGGTGAGTTTGTGAAACGGGTTCCTGAATCAGTCTTGCGCCATGTCATGGTCTCTACTGGGACTTCCTCTGCTGATTTCGACAAAATGAAACAAATTTTGGCGTTATCACCTGCATTGAAATTTATCTGTATTGATGTCGCTAATGGCTATTCAGAGCATTTTGTTGCTTTCTTGCAAAAAGCGCGTGAAGCATGCCCAGATAAAGTTATTTGTGCCGGGAATGTAGTCACGGGTGAGATGGTAGAAGAGCTTATTTTGTCGGGTGCTGACATTGTAAAAGTTGGGATTGGGCCAGGTTCAGTTTGCACGACTCGGGTTAAGACCGGTGTTGGTTACCCGCAATTGTCGGCAGTCATTGAATGTGCTGATGCTGCTCATGGCTTAGGGGGGCAGATTGTCAGTGATGGCGGCTGTTCAATGCCCGGTGATGTGGCTAAAGCTTTTGGTGGCGGTGCTGATTTTGTGATGTTGGGTGGGATGTTAGCCGGGCACGATGAGTGTGAAGGCCGGGTGGTAGAAGAGAATGGTGAGAAGTTTATGCTGTTCTACGGTATGAGTTCAGAATCTGCCATGAAACGCCATGTCGGTGGAGTGGCTGAGTATCGTGCCGCTGAAGGTAAAACAGTTAAATTGCCATTACGTGGCTCTGTTGATAATACCGTACGCGATATTATGGGCGGTTTGCGATCCGCTTGTACCTATGTTGGGGCGTCGCATTTAAAAGAACTGACTAAGCGCACCACTTTTATTCGTGTTGCCGAACAAGAAAACCGTGTATTTGGTAGTAACTAA